A region of the Syntrophobacterales bacterium genome:
TGCGGAGGTGAACATCAAAGGAACTTTACGGCTTCTCGACCTGTCGCGCAAATACGGCGTAAAAAAATTTATCTTCTCGTCCACTGGCGGTGCGATTTACGGAGAGGCTGAAAAAGTGCCTACCGGCGAGGACTATTGTCCCGAACCTGTTTCACCTTATGCAATCTCGAAGTTTGCAAGCGAAAAGTATATCAAATTCTTTTTTCGCCAACACGGACTTGCCTATACTATACTGAGGTACAGTAACGTATACGGCCCGAGACAGATACCACACGGCGAGGCCGGTGTGGTGGCGATCTTCGCCGATATGCTGCTTTCAGGGAGACACCCGGTGCTCAACCATTTTCCGGAAGAAAAACAAGGCGTGATCCGGGATTACTGTTTTGTGAAAGACATAGCCAGGGCGAACATCATTGCCGCAACAACCGATAAACCGAGTATATTCAATATTGGAACCGGGAAAGCCACTCATACCCTTGAGTTGTATGCGTTGGTAGTTGACGTCATAAGGAAGAAAGGTCTTGTGATACCGTCGACGTTTGATGAACCTCTCAGGGATTCAGCGAGGGCGGGCGATATACAGGTGAGTATCCTCAATGCGGCAAAGGCGAGAGAAGAGATGGGTTGGGAGTCTGCGTACAGTGTTGAGACGGGCCTTGCCGAGACCGTAGACTGGTATCTGAGCCGAGGAGCGGGAAGTAAAAAAGGAAAACCAGCAGGCAGATAAACCGTCCAGGGAAGCAACAGCCTCTGTTTCTTGGGTGGTCAGAAGGTACGGTGTGAGACTTAAAGATGTGCTCACGGGAACCTCCTGCCTTCCGTAGCGAGAGGGCTTTTCAGCATATCTGGCAATTAAGAAGAATCAGACGATCCTCGTTGATATTGGTCCGGCAGCCGTCAGGAGACTCTTTGGGTTCGGCCGGCACACGGATGTGCTTGTCATAGAGTGTACGTTTCCCGAGAAGAAAGTGAAATAGCATACGGACTTAAGCGTTCTAGGCAGAGTAGTGCGCGAGGCGGAGCCTGGAAAAGCGTTGCTTACCCGCCTCTGCCCCGAACGGGACGATTCTATGGGACCACTTCATGCGCCGTACCTTATTTGGGAAGACGACATTGAACTGAACGTTTAATTCCTTATATCTTTCTCTTGAGAATCAGAAGCTCTTTGCCAGACTCCAACTCGTACCGCCTTGATTCCCTGAGCTCAGGTATGAGCTGATCTATCGCACTGTCCGAGACAATGACCAACTTTCCTTTCTGCTTAAGATACATGAAGCTCCTTTTGATGAAGGCTTTAGTGGCTTCTGCAATGGGCGGCTCTTCCTCCCAAGCGTAATTCAGGGCAGGTTGAACGAAAATAAGATCGAACGAGTTGGTCAGGAGGAAAGGGAACTCTATCTCAAAATGGAAAAAGCCATTCCGCTTCGCGATGTCTTTTGATTCGGCGAACCAGTCCTGATTCGTTATTGCGGTCCAAGCCTCATTGCTGCCGTCAAGGTTGAAGAGCATATCCTGGATCCTTGAGCTTCCTGCCGTATTTGTAAAATATGTCGCCGTAATCACGTCCATCAGGTCTCTGATGCGGTCGGTATAGATCTTCAGTTTCGCTTCGGTGGCGTTTCTTATCTTGACATCTTCCTTGATTCGCTCCGAAAGGGAGAAGAGCAGGGCATACATCTGTTTGAACTCTTTGATAACCGCCTTTGGCGGCTCGCCGAAGAGGCTCATTTGACTGTTGCCGGAGTCTATGGTGCTGGCGATAGCCTTGAGGGGCATCCCTATGAGGGGATTACCAAGCCGGTAGTTTTTGGCGTGGATGTCAAAGCGGCTTCTTATAGTATTCTGCAGCACATCAAAGGAGATGTGAGACCGCTCTATCCCGTGGAGGAGGTTGTTGACGATAAACCTCTTAAGGGAGGATTCCTCTTCCCACTCCGCCCTGAACGTATTTTTTTCACGATATGGCAGAATAAAAGAGAGGTATGCGAGACCGTCGATCAATTGGGTA
Encoded here:
- a CDS encoding NAD-dependent epimerase/dehydratase family protein — protein: MKVLVTGGCGFIGSHVVDAFVSDGCDVVIIDNLSTGTMENLNVKAKFYHSDICSEEIEEIFHDEKPDIVDHHAAQISLPLSIKEPLLDAEVNIKGTLRLLDLSRKYGVKKFIFSSTGGAIYGEAEKVPTGEDYCPEPVSPYAISKFASEKYIKFFFRQHGLAYTILRYSNVYGPRQIPHGEAGVVAIFADMLLSGRHPVLNHFPEEKQGVIRDYCFVKDIARANIIAATTDKPSIFNIGTGKATHTLELYALVVDVIRKKGLVIPSTFDEPLRDSARAGDIQVSILNAAKAREEMGWESAYSVETGLAETVDWYLSRGAGSKKGKPAGR